A single Xylanimonas cellulosilytica DSM 15894 DNA region contains:
- a CDS encoding M13 family metallopeptidase — protein sequence MTIEALRSGIDLTALDPATRPQDDLYRHVNGTWIATHEIPADRSMDGAFMKLRDLSEERVRAIITDLAGSSDTEPGTTAGKIGDLYSSFMDTARIAALGATPLAADLALIAGATSQAELTGVLGALQRTGGGGAVGFYVDNDAADPEQYRVYLCQSGLGLPDEAYYREDQYAPIREKYVPHVARMLRLGGAAELLGVDADDAAARVVALESKLAGHHWDVVKDRDATLTYNPTTIAELAVTAPGFDWQAWAIALGAPTGALDALVVREPSYAEGLAALWQSEPLEDWQVWAAYRLVTARAPYLTDEIVEANFDFYGRTLSGAQEVRERWKRGVALVEGALGEAVGEQYVARHFPPAHKARMDELVANLVAAYRESIEGLDWMTDETKAKALAKLEKFTPKIGYPVKWRDYSALVIDADDLVGNVRRSNAFDLDHELGKVGKPLDRDEWFMTPQTVNAYYNPGMNEIVFPAAILQPPFFDPEADDAVNYGGIGGVIGHEIGHGFDDQGSKYDGDGRLQDWWTAEDRAEFEKRTGALIAQYDAFVPEQLGADGAHVNGSLTIGENIGDLGGLSIAIRAYRIALAAAREGATLDDAPVIDGLTGLERVFLGWAQVWQSKGRDEEVLRRLATDPHSPNEFRCNGIVRNVDEFHDAYGVREGDALWLAPEDRVRIW from the coding sequence ATGACCATCGAAGCTCTGCGATCCGGCATCGACCTCACCGCCCTGGACCCTGCCACCCGCCCGCAGGACGACCTCTACCGGCACGTCAACGGCACCTGGATCGCCACCCACGAGATCCCGGCGGACCGTTCGATGGACGGCGCGTTCATGAAGCTGCGCGACCTGTCCGAGGAGCGGGTGCGCGCGATCATCACGGACCTGGCGGGGTCGTCGGACACGGAGCCGGGAACCACGGCGGGCAAGATCGGCGACCTGTACTCGTCGTTCATGGACACCGCGCGGATCGCTGCCCTGGGCGCGACGCCGCTCGCCGCGGACCTCGCCCTGATCGCCGGCGCGACGTCGCAGGCCGAGCTCACCGGGGTGCTGGGTGCGCTGCAGCGCACGGGCGGCGGCGGGGCCGTCGGCTTCTACGTCGACAACGACGCCGCGGACCCCGAGCAGTACCGCGTCTACCTGTGCCAGTCCGGCCTGGGCCTGCCGGACGAGGCGTACTACCGCGAGGACCAGTACGCCCCGATCCGCGAGAAGTACGTCCCGCACGTGGCCCGCATGCTGCGCCTGGGTGGTGCCGCCGAGCTGCTGGGGGTCGACGCCGACGACGCCGCCGCGCGGGTGGTGGCGCTGGAGTCGAAACTGGCCGGGCACCACTGGGACGTGGTCAAGGACCGTGACGCGACGCTGACCTACAACCCGACGACGATCGCCGAGCTCGCCGTGACCGCGCCCGGGTTCGACTGGCAGGCGTGGGCCATCGCGCTGGGCGCCCCGACGGGCGCGCTCGACGCGCTCGTGGTGCGCGAGCCGTCGTACGCGGAGGGCCTGGCCGCGCTGTGGCAGTCCGAGCCGCTCGAGGACTGGCAGGTGTGGGCCGCGTACCGCCTGGTCACGGCCCGCGCGCCCTACCTCACCGACGAGATCGTCGAAGCCAACTTCGACTTCTACGGCCGCACCCTCTCGGGCGCGCAGGAGGTGCGCGAGCGCTGGAAGCGCGGCGTCGCGCTGGTCGAGGGCGCGCTCGGCGAGGCCGTCGGGGAGCAGTACGTGGCGCGGCACTTCCCGCCGGCGCACAAGGCGCGGATGGACGAGCTCGTCGCCAACCTCGTCGCCGCGTACCGCGAGTCCATCGAGGGCCTCGACTGGATGACCGACGAGACCAAGGCGAAGGCCCTGGCCAAGCTGGAGAAGTTCACGCCGAAGATCGGCTACCCGGTCAAGTGGCGTGACTACTCCGCGCTGGTGATCGACGCCGACGACCTCGTGGGCAACGTGCGCCGTTCCAACGCGTTCGACCTCGACCACGAGCTCGGCAAGGTGGGCAAGCCGCTCGACCGCGACGAGTGGTTCATGACTCCGCAGACCGTGAACGCCTACTACAACCCGGGGATGAACGAGATCGTCTTCCCGGCGGCGATCCTGCAGCCGCCGTTCTTCGACCCCGAGGCCGACGACGCCGTCAACTACGGCGGCATCGGCGGCGTCATCGGGCACGAGATCGGGCACGGGTTCGACGACCAGGGCTCCAAGTACGACGGCGACGGCCGGCTCCAGGACTGGTGGACCGCCGAGGACCGTGCGGAGTTCGAGAAGCGCACGGGCGCCCTCATCGCCCAGTACGACGCGTTCGTGCCCGAGCAGCTCGGTGCCGACGGGGCGCACGTCAACGGCAGCCTCACCATCGGTGAGAACATCGGCGACCTGGGCGGGCTGTCCATCGCCATCCGGGCCTACCGGATCGCCCTGGCGGCGGCACGCGAGGGGGCTACGCTCGACGACGCCCCGGTGATCGACGGCCTGACCGGGCTGGAGCGCGTGTTCCTCGGCTGGGCGCAGGTGTGGCAGTCGAAGGGCCGCGACGAGGAGGTGCTGCGCCGCCTGGCGACGGACCCGCACTCCCCCAACGAGTTCCGCTGCAACGGCATCGTGCGCAACGTGGATGAGTTTCACGACGCGTACGGGGTCCGCGAGGGCGACGCCCTGTGGCTGGCCCCGGAGGACCGCGTCCGGATCTGGTGA
- a CDS encoding ribose-5-phosphate isomerase: protein MRLHIGTDHAGFELKNHLVEHLRSEGHDVVDHGAHVYDALDDYPAFCISAAEAVIAEPGSLGIVIGGSGNGEQLAANRVPGIRAILAWSVETAKLGRQHNDANVISVGGRMHTVEESTAIIDAFLAEPFSGDERHQRRIDQMLAYEAQRDAR, encoded by the coding sequence ATGCGTCTTCACATCGGCACCGACCACGCCGGATTCGAGCTCAAGAACCACCTCGTGGAGCACCTGCGCTCCGAGGGTCACGACGTCGTCGACCACGGCGCGCACGTCTACGACGCGCTCGACGACTACCCGGCCTTCTGCATCTCCGCGGCCGAGGCCGTCATCGCCGAGCCCGGCTCGCTCGGCATCGTCATCGGCGGCTCGGGCAACGGCGAGCAGCTCGCCGCCAACCGCGTGCCCGGCATCCGCGCCATCCTCGCCTGGTCGGTCGAGACGGCGAAGCTCGGCCGCCAGCACAACGACGCCAACGTGATCTCCGTGGGCGGGCGCATGCACACCGTCGAGGAGTCGACGGCGATCATCGACGCGTTCCTCGCCGAGCCGTTCTCCGGCGACGAGCGCCACCAGCGCCGCATCGACCAGATGCTGGCCTACGAGGCCCAGCGCGACGCCCGCTGA
- a CDS encoding Fpg/Nei family DNA glycosylase, whose protein sequence is MPEGHTVHRLARTFAELFGGQALAVTSPQGRFAAGAALVSGRVLVASEAWGKQLFLGFAAASPPVVEPPPVVEPPSVVEPPPVVEPVETTPRRNVVSTGSTTGGVSTGSTTDTADVLWLRVHLGLYGAWTFTTDGTSTAAHAIGAPRRRVGETETTPADLSDPRRSPGLPGSDNSVGEWVVPPPRGAVRARLLGAHAVADLTGPTACEVITPADKVAVEQRLGPDPIRPDGGHGSLAKARDVFVTRVCRSRVTVGQQLMEQSVVAGVGNIFRAEALFRAGLDPLRPGRDVDPAVLGAIWDDLVDLMHDGVRRGAIVTTRPADRGHDAPGIRAAGGAAALGATTRRHERRAPVPPGAVPREESFYVYQRDGLPCRLCGAPVLVKDLAGRALYWCPVCQS, encoded by the coding sequence GTGCCCGAGGGTCACACCGTCCATCGCCTCGCGCGGACGTTCGCCGAGCTGTTCGGCGGGCAGGCGCTCGCCGTGACCAGCCCTCAGGGGCGGTTCGCGGCGGGCGCCGCGCTCGTGTCCGGCCGCGTCCTCGTGGCGAGCGAGGCCTGGGGCAAGCAGCTCTTCCTGGGCTTCGCCGCCGCGAGCCCTCCGGTGGTTGAGCCGCCCCCGGTGGTTGAGCCGCCCTCGGTGGTTGAGCCGCCCCCGGTGGTTGAGCCTGTCGAAACCACCCCGCGCCGGAACGTGGTTTCGACAGGCTCAACCACCGGAGGGGTTTCGACAGGCTCCACCACCGATACCGCCGACGTGCTCTGGCTCCGCGTCCACCTGGGCCTCTACGGTGCCTGGACCTTCACGACGGACGGCACGTCGACGGCCGCGCACGCGATCGGCGCCCCGCGCAGGCGCGTCGGCGAGACCGAGACCACCCCCGCCGACCTGTCAGACCCACGCAGGTCCCCGGGCTTGCCAGGGTCTGACAACAGTGTGGGCGAGTGGGTGGTGCCGCCGCCGCGTGGGGCCGTGCGGGCGCGCCTGCTCGGCGCCCACGCCGTCGCCGACCTCACCGGCCCCACGGCGTGCGAGGTGATCACCCCCGCCGACAAGGTCGCGGTCGAGCAGCGGCTCGGCCCCGACCCCATCCGGCCCGACGGCGGTCACGGCTCGCTGGCGAAGGCGCGCGACGTGTTCGTCACCCGGGTGTGCCGCTCGCGCGTCACCGTCGGCCAGCAGCTCATGGAACAGTCTGTCGTCGCAGGCGTAGGGAACATCTTCCGGGCGGAGGCGCTGTTCCGCGCCGGGCTGGACCCCCTGCGGCCGGGCCGCGACGTCGACCCCGCCGTGCTCGGCGCCATCTGGGACGACCTGGTCGACCTCATGCACGACGGCGTCCGGCGCGGCGCGATCGTCACCACCCGGCCGGCCGACCGCGGCCACGACGCGCCCGGCATCCGCGCCGCCGGTGGCGCGGCCGCCCTGGGCGCCACCACCCGCAGGCACGAGCGCCGCGCCCCGGTGCCGCCCGGCGCCGTCCCGCGCGAGGAGTCGTTCTACGTCTACCAGCGCGACGGTCTTCCCTGCCGCCTCTGCGGTGCCCCGGTGCTGGTCAAGGACCTCGCCGGGCGGGCGCTGTACTGGTGCCCCGTCTGCCAGTCCTGA
- a CDS encoding MGMT family protein, translating into MPAPRDDAGLDPVEEYAAAVLALARQIPSGRAMTYGLIAEIVAETLHRGGPRQVGQVMAGSGSRYAHLVPEGAAVVGPVQDTNCVPWWRVVNASGAPPPQYATTALDALRAEGTPLTRDGTRVALRRAIWYPGIDEDDAR; encoded by the coding sequence GTGCCCGCACCCCGCGACGACGCCGGCCTCGACCCGGTCGAGGAGTACGCCGCCGCCGTCCTCGCCCTGGCCCGGCAGATCCCGTCCGGCCGGGCGATGACGTACGGCCTCATCGCGGAGATCGTCGCCGAGACGCTGCACCGCGGCGGGCCGCGCCAGGTCGGCCAGGTCATGGCGGGGTCCGGGAGCCGTTACGCCCATCTCGTGCCCGAGGGCGCCGCCGTCGTCGGCCCGGTGCAGGACACCAACTGTGTGCCGTGGTGGCGCGTCGTCAACGCCTCCGGCGCCCCGCCGCCGCAGTACGCGACGACGGCCCTCGACGCCCTGCGCGCGGAGGGCACCCCGCTCACCCGCGACGGGACCCGCGTCGCCCTGCGCCGCGCCATCTGGTACCCGGGAATCGACGAGGACGACGCGCGGTAG
- a CDS encoding LLM class F420-dependent oxidoreductase — MRIGIQTGYWSRRPPKGIVPALVAAENLGLDSVWTAEAYGSDAFTPLSWWGSRTRRLRLGTGIAQMAARTPTATAMQALTLDHLSGGRFVLGLGASGPQVVEGWYGQPYARPLARTREYVDIVRQVLARERPVTASGAFFQLPVPADAAGSTGLGKALKPTVHPLRADLPIVLAAQGPKNVALAAEIADGWMAGFYAPRTDAEHRALLAEGFAARSGARTPSSSFEVLATVPVVVRDDVETAADVLRPHVALYVGGMGAKGANFHKASLDRLGYADALDEVQAHYLAGRKAEAAAAVPLPLIEEVALVGPAAKVREDLARWESTAVTTLLLQGDPASMLTALAAAQSRAGTRGAGLRASAAAALARVAPRKI, encoded by the coding sequence GTGCGCATCGGCATCCAGACCGGCTATTGGTCCCGCAGGCCCCCGAAGGGGATCGTCCCGGCGCTGGTCGCCGCGGAGAACCTGGGACTCGACTCCGTGTGGACCGCCGAGGCGTACGGCTCCGACGCGTTCACCCCGCTCTCCTGGTGGGGGTCGCGGACCCGCCGCCTCCGGCTCGGCACCGGCATCGCGCAGATGGCCGCCCGCACCCCCACCGCGACAGCCATGCAGGCCCTCACCCTCGACCACCTCTCGGGCGGCCGGTTCGTGCTGGGCCTCGGAGCGTCCGGCCCGCAGGTCGTCGAGGGCTGGTACGGCCAGCCGTACGCCCGCCCGCTCGCCCGCACCCGCGAGTACGTCGACATCGTGCGGCAGGTCCTCGCCCGCGAGCGCCCCGTCACCGCGTCCGGAGCGTTCTTCCAGCTCCCCGTCCCCGCCGACGCCGCGGGGTCGACCGGGCTCGGCAAGGCCCTCAAGCCCACCGTGCACCCGCTGCGCGCCGACCTGCCGATCGTGCTCGCCGCGCAGGGGCCGAAGAACGTCGCCCTGGCCGCCGAGATCGCCGACGGGTGGATGGCCGGGTTCTACGCCCCGCGCACCGACGCGGAGCACCGCGCCCTGCTCGCGGAGGGGTTCGCCGCCCGCAGCGGGGCGCGCACGCCGTCGTCGTCGTTCGAGGTGCTGGCGACCGTCCCCGTCGTCGTGCGCGACGACGTCGAGACCGCGGCGGACGTGCTGCGGCCGCACGTGGCGCTCTACGTGGGCGGCATGGGTGCCAAGGGCGCCAACTTCCACAAGGCGTCGCTCGACCGGCTCGGGTACGCGGACGCCCTCGACGAGGTGCAGGCGCACTACCTCGCGGGTCGCAAGGCCGAGGCTGCGGCGGCGGTGCCGCTGCCCCTGATCGAGGAGGTCGCGCTCGTGGGGCCCGCGGCGAAGGTCCGCGAGGACCTCGCCCGGTGGGAGTCCACCGCGGTGACCACGCTGCTGCTCCAGGGCGACCCGGCGTCGATGCTCACGGCGCTCGCGGCGGCGCAGTCGCGAGCCGGCACGCGGGGTGCGGGGCTCCGTGCGTCAGCGGCCGCCGCGCTCGCGCGGGTCGCACCGCGCAAGATCTGA